Proteins encoded by one window of Ulvibacter sp. MAR_2010_11:
- the gap gene encoding type I glyceraldehyde-3-phosphate dehydrogenase, with protein MITKIGINGFGRIGRIAFRIAAKNKNVEIVAVNDLLDVDHLAYLLEFDSVHGKYPGTVDVKDGNLIVDGKTIRVTAEKDPTNLKWDAVGAEIIIDCTGIFKEIKSATAHLKAGAKKVVISAPSKTAPMFVMGVNHLDVKPEDTIVSNASCTTNCLAPMAKIIDDHLEIVEGLMTTVHSATASQLTVDGPSSKNYRLGRSALRNIIPTTTGAAVAVTKVIPKLEGKLTGMAFRVPTADVSVVDLTVRTKKPATYNDLKLLFKKASEGDYKGIVSYTEKAVVSQDFVGNAFTCNFDAEAGIALNDNFFKLVAWYDNEYAYSAKLIDLTAYIATV; from the coding sequence ATGATTACAAAAATTGGAATAAATGGTTTTGGCCGCATTGGGAGAATTGCCTTCCGCATTGCAGCTAAAAATAAGAATGTAGAAATTGTTGCCGTAAACGACCTGCTGGATGTAGATCACTTAGCCTATTTGTTGGAATTCGATTCGGTTCATGGAAAATATCCCGGAACTGTCGATGTGAAGGATGGAAATTTAATTGTGGATGGAAAAACCATTCGGGTGACCGCCGAAAAAGATCCCACCAACTTAAAATGGGATGCCGTAGGTGCAGAAATTATTATCGATTGCACCGGAATATTTAAAGAGATCAAATCGGCTACCGCACATCTAAAAGCCGGAGCTAAAAAAGTAGTGATTTCGGCACCTTCCAAAACAGCCCCTATGTTTGTTATGGGTGTAAATCATTTGGATGTAAAACCGGAAGATACCATTGTATCTAACGCATCCTGCACCACCAACTGTCTGGCTCCCATGGCAAAAATTATAGATGATCATTTGGAAATAGTAGAAGGGCTTATGACGACCGTACATTCTGCCACGGCCTCACAGCTAACAGTTGATGGCCCCTCAAGCAAAAATTATCGACTTGGTAGGAGTGCATTGCGAAACATAATTCCTACCACAACTGGTGCAGCAGTTGCTGTGACCAAAGTAATTCCGAAACTGGAAGGAAAATTAACCGGGATGGCGTTTAGAGTACCTACAGCCGATGTTTCAGTGGTAGATCTTACCGTTCGGACTAAAAAACCGGCAACCTACAATGATCTGAAACTACTTTTTAAGAAAGCTTCAGAAGGCGATTACAAGGGCATTGTTTCTTATACCGAAAAAGCTGTGGTCTCACAGGATTTTGTGGGGAACGCTTTTACCTGTAATTTTGACGCGGAAGCCGGAATTGCGCTTAATGATAATTTCTTTAAGTTAGTGGCCTGGTATGATAATGAATATGCCTATTCGGCTAAACTCATCGACTTAACCGCTTACATTGCAACAGTTTAA
- a CDS encoding thioredoxin family protein — MKKLTLLFVLMSLCCATITAQEFLDPVEWDVKVEQESGDLYNIIITAQLEDKWHLYSQVEADVELGPIPTEFTYNASPETFQLVGKTKEPDVKPFWDPVFEAEIVFFEKKAVFIQAIKVINPDKLKINVEVYYSVCDDEKCLPPETKTFELGLDDGKATVTSAELTEADLEKTAALSVDIKGKETFEPVEEDSEKGFLTIFLLGFVGGLIALLTPCVFPMIPLTVSFFTKSAKNRQNGLANAILYGLFIFIIYVLLSLPFHLLDSVDPEILNNISTNVTLNIIFFIIFIVFAFSFFGFYEITLPSSWSSKMDNKATSVGGFIGIFFMALTLAIVSFSCTGPILGSLLGGSLSSDGGAMQLTMGMGGFGLALALPFALFAMFPNWLNNLPKSGGWLNTVKVVLGFIELGLAFKFLSNADLVEHWGLLKREIFIAIWILCALGMALYLFGVIRFPHDGPKKKRPGLGNIFVGTLSFAFMLYLIPGLTNSSYANLKLLSGFPPPLFYSLYDKGTEAPLGLEAYKDFETGVAAAKASGKPIMIDFTGWACVNCRKMEEQVWSREDIFDVINKEYVLISLYVDDRKELEEEEKFSYLKPKGGVKKIKTIGDKWATFQTVNFKNNSQPYYVLMDSDFNLLNKPTAYTPNADEYLYWLKEGLRHFNEAKK, encoded by the coding sequence ATGAAGAAACTAACCTTACTTTTTGTTTTAATGAGTTTGTGCTGTGCCACAATAACGGCACAGGAATTTTTAGATCCGGTGGAATGGGATGTGAAGGTGGAACAAGAATCCGGAGATCTTTACAATATCATCATTACCGCTCAACTAGAGGATAAATGGCATTTATACAGTCAGGTGGAAGCCGATGTTGAATTAGGTCCTATTCCTACCGAATTCACCTATAATGCATCTCCTGAAACGTTCCAATTGGTTGGAAAAACAAAGGAGCCTGATGTGAAACCTTTTTGGGACCCTGTATTTGAAGCCGAAATTGTCTTTTTTGAAAAGAAGGCGGTTTTTATTCAAGCCATTAAAGTAATAAACCCCGACAAGCTGAAGATAAACGTCGAGGTGTATTATTCGGTATGCGACGATGAAAAATGTTTACCTCCCGAGACGAAAACCTTTGAACTAGGTCTGGACGATGGCAAAGCGACAGTAACATCGGCCGAACTTACCGAAGCCGACCTTGAAAAAACAGCGGCATTATCTGTAGATATTAAAGGAAAAGAAACCTTCGAACCCGTGGAAGAAGATTCTGAAAAAGGATTTTTGACCATCTTTTTACTGGGCTTTGTGGGCGGACTAATTGCGTTGTTAACACCATGTGTGTTCCCAATGATTCCTCTCACAGTATCCTTCTTTACCAAAAGTGCTAAAAACAGACAAAACGGTTTGGCCAACGCCATACTCTATGGCCTGTTTATATTTATAATTTATGTGTTGTTAAGTCTACCGTTCCATTTATTGGACTCGGTCGACCCCGAAATTTTAAATAATATTTCGACCAATGTTACGCTCAACATCATATTCTTTATCATTTTTATTGTCTTTGCATTTTCTTTCTTCGGCTTTTACGAAATAACCTTACCGAGTTCATGGAGTTCGAAAATGGACAATAAGGCGACGAGCGTTGGCGGATTTATTGGAATCTTTTTTATGGCCTTGACCTTGGCGATAGTATCTTTTTCATGTACAGGTCCAATCTTAGGATCTCTATTGGGAGGTTCACTTTCCAGCGATGGAGGAGCCATGCAGCTTACCATGGGAATGGGAGGCTTTGGTTTGGCGTTGGCATTGCCTTTTGCATTATTCGCTATGTTCCCGAATTGGTTGAACAATCTACCAAAAAGCGGCGGCTGGCTAAACACGGTTAAGGTAGTACTTGGTTTTATAGAATTAGGACTTGCCTTTAAATTCCTTTCGAACGCCGACTTGGTAGAGCATTGGGGTTTGTTGAAACGTGAAATATTTATAGCCATCTGGATTCTATGTGCCTTAGGAATGGCGCTGTATTTATTCGGAGTAATTCGCTTTCCGCACGACGGACCTAAAAAGAAGCGTCCGGGATTAGGAAATATCTTTGTAGGGACATTGAGTTTTGCCTTTATGTTGTATTTAATACCCGGGTTGACAAATTCCAGTTATGCGAATTTGAAACTGTTAAGCGGATTCCCGCCACCTTTATTTTACAGCCTGTACGACAAGGGCACTGAAGCTCCGTTAGGATTGGAAGCTTACAAGGATTTCGAAACTGGAGTTGCTGCCGCGAAAGCTTCGGGGAAACCTATCATGATCGATTTTACCGGTTGGGCATGTGTGAATTGTCGAAAAATGGAAGAGCAGGTGTGGAGTCGTGAAGATATATTCGATGTGATAAACAAAGAGTATGTATTAATTTCATTGTATGTCGATGATCGAAAAGAATTGGAGGAAGAAGAAAAATTCAGTTACCTCAAACCGAAGGGTGGCGTTAAGAAGATAAAGACGATAGGTGATAAGTGGGCTACCTTTCAAACCGTAAATTTTAAGAACAATTCGCAACCCTATTATGTGTTGATGGATTCAGATTTTAATCTGCTGAATAAACCAACCGCATATACTCCTAATGCCGACGAATACCTGTATTGGTTAAAGGAAGGTCTTCGACATTTTAACGAAGCAAAAAAATAA
- the tilS gene encoding tRNA lysidine(34) synthetase TilS — protein sequence MIQKFRKHIDKNHTLLKGKKILVACSGGLDSVVLTHLLKLSDYDISLAHCNFSLRGKESDEDEQFVVHLADKFSIPVFTETFDTKKYGSENKLSTQMAARELRYRWFDEIKRDFKLDYIVTAHHADDDLETFLINISRGTGLRGLTGIPAVNESVVRPLLPFSRNEILKHAKENHLHWREDSSNKKSDYWRNALRLEVIPKYKEASNNLLQSFQKTQEHLQESQLLIDDYMALIYNLVVTEMSDGYRIDSKRLQELPNTNAVLYELLVGFGFTAWEDISELVKAQSGKQIVSKTHRLLKDRDTLLLTQITSEAKKTEYFIEENDEEIDNPIHITLKSTKKIGNSTPTEVYVDKDKISFPLQLRKWREGDVFQPFGMQGKKKLSKFFKDEKLSLVAKEKIWLLCTNHKIVWIVGMRLDDRFKVTPDTKHILKITNTP from the coding sequence GTGATTCAAAAATTTCGGAAACATATTGACAAAAACCATACACTTCTGAAGGGTAAAAAAATCCTTGTTGCCTGCAGTGGGGGATTGGACAGTGTGGTGCTTACACATTTATTGAAACTTTCAGATTACGATATATCTTTAGCGCATTGTAATTTTTCGCTTCGCGGAAAGGAAAGCGACGAGGACGAACAATTTGTAGTGCATTTGGCCGATAAGTTTTCAATTCCGGTTTTTACCGAAACATTTGACACTAAAAAATACGGTTCCGAAAATAAGCTTTCCACTCAAATGGCGGCTCGCGAACTACGCTATCGCTGGTTTGATGAAATTAAGAGAGATTTTAAACTCGACTATATTGTAACAGCACATCACGCCGATGACGACCTAGAAACTTTTTTAATTAACATCTCACGAGGCACCGGCTTACGAGGATTAACGGGAATTCCGGCAGTCAACGAGTCTGTTGTGCGTCCGTTGCTTCCCTTTTCCAGAAATGAAATTCTGAAGCATGCAAAAGAGAATCACTTACACTGGCGTGAAGACAGTAGTAATAAAAAGTCAGATTATTGGCGCAATGCCTTGCGGCTGGAGGTAATCCCGAAGTATAAGGAGGCGAGCAACAACTTGTTGCAAAGTTTTCAGAAAACGCAAGAACATCTTCAGGAGAGTCAGTTATTAATCGACGACTATATGGCGTTAATTTATAATTTGGTCGTTACCGAAATGTCCGATGGATATCGAATTGACAGCAAAAGACTTCAGGAATTGCCAAACACCAATGCTGTGTTATACGAACTGCTTGTTGGCTTCGGATTTACGGCCTGGGAGGATATTTCGGAATTGGTGAAGGCACAAAGCGGGAAACAAATTGTTTCAAAAACGCATCGGTTATTAAAGGACAGAGACACGCTTTTACTCACTCAAATCACTTCCGAAGCAAAAAAAACAGAATATTTTATTGAGGAAAATGATGAAGAAATTGACAATCCAATTCATATTACATTAAAATCCACCAAAAAGATAGGAAATAGTACCCCCACTGAGGTATACGTGGATAAAGACAAAATAAGCTTTCCATTACAACTTCGAAAATGGCGTGAAGGCGATGTATTTCAACCCTTTGGTATGCAAGGAAAAAAGAAATTGAGTAAGTTTTTTAAAGATGAAAAGTTATCTTTGGTGGCGAAAGAAAAAATTTGGTTGCTATGTACAAATCACAAAATTGTTTGGATAGTTGGAATGCGTTTGGACGATAGATTTAAAGTAACCCCGGATACAAAGCATATTTTAAAAATAACAAACACTCCCTAA
- a CDS encoding N-acetylglucosamine kinase, protein MTLITDGGSTKCDWILLNSSGEILFKTRTEGLNPAVIPQEELYNRIVANSQLQNVFKEVTQLDFYGAGCGTETPKKLLAEILQELFESATVVVQEDLTAAVYAATTQPGIVCILGTGSNSCYFDGSKIHTPIPALGYSLMDEASGNYFGKKLITDYYYGRMPKQIATQFEQEFNLNADEIKLNIYKKPNPNAYLASFAQFIFSASELNDYFYQLIKKGIEEFIECRILTFPEATKVPIHFIGSIAHFSETIIRDCFRTHNLELGNIVRRPIDGLINYYKENKLNH, encoded by the coding sequence ATGACTTTAATTACTGACGGAGGATCTACCAAATGCGACTGGATTTTACTGAATTCTTCAGGCGAAATTCTGTTTAAAACTCGAACCGAAGGCTTGAATCCGGCTGTAATTCCGCAGGAAGAATTGTACAATCGAATTGTTGCCAATTCTCAATTACAAAATGTTTTTAAAGAAGTTACACAACTCGATTTTTACGGCGCGGGATGTGGCACCGAAACTCCCAAGAAATTATTAGCGGAAATTCTACAGGAACTATTTGAAAGCGCAACTGTTGTGGTACAGGAAGATTTAACAGCCGCAGTATATGCGGCCACAACCCAACCGGGGATTGTCTGCATTCTGGGAACAGGGTCTAACAGTTGCTATTTCGACGGAAGTAAGATTCACACGCCAATTCCGGCGCTTGGTTATTCGCTAATGGACGAGGCCAGCGGGAATTACTTCGGAAAAAAATTGATAACCGATTATTACTACGGTAGAATGCCGAAGCAGATTGCAACACAGTTCGAGCAGGAATTTAATCTGAATGCAGACGAAATTAAGCTGAATATTTACAAGAAACCGAATCCCAATGCCTATCTGGCATCTTTTGCCCAATTTATTTTTAGCGCTTCAGAATTAAACGACTATTTTTACCAACTGATAAAAAAGGGAATCGAAGAATTTATTGAATGCCGAATTCTAACATTTCCGGAAGCGACAAAAGTTCCTATTCATTTTATAGGTTCCATTGCGCATTTTTCAGAAACAATTATTCGCGATTGCTTTCGCACTCACAATTTGGAACTGGGGAATATCGTTAGAAGACCCATTGATGGATTGATAAATTATTACAAAGAAAACAAACTGAATCACTAA
- a CDS encoding anthranilate synthase component I family protein: MRTHKKYPVTLTENFKSKLLHWAQQFEEVVWLDSNEHTQAHSKYKAILAVDALTSIKTDAHNAFSKLEEYQTLSKDWLFGYLTYDLKNDIEALSSKNSDFLDFPDLYFFQPKKIFLFSEHEAEIRYLNMVDDEIATDWETISAIDESSNHSSETQNPEIKISLRTSKDSYFEKVHRMLSHIERGDIYEANFCQEFFSEGAVLNPVKSYLHLNEISKAPFATFFKLQDHYLLSASPERYLQRIGKKVISQPIKGTAKRMIDADADTKMIEALMEDPKERSENIMITDLVRNDLSKIAEKGSVTVEELCKVYTFEQVHQLISTISCRVAPSISNIEIIKNTFPMGSMTGAPKISAMKIIEALEDAKRGLYSGAVGYFAPNGDFDFNVIIRSILYNAANNYVSFSVGGAITAKSIPENEYEECLLKAKAMREVLEN; the protein is encoded by the coding sequence ATGCGTACGCATAAGAAATACCCTGTCACACTTACTGAAAACTTCAAGTCCAAATTGCTCCATTGGGCACAGCAGTTTGAAGAAGTGGTTTGGCTGGATTCCAATGAGCACACACAGGCACATTCCAAGTACAAAGCAATCCTTGCCGTGGATGCACTAACTTCGATAAAAACAGATGCCCACAACGCATTTTCTAAACTTGAAGAATATCAAACCCTATCCAAAGACTGGTTGTTCGGCTATTTAACCTACGATCTTAAAAACGATATTGAAGCGCTGTCTTCCAAAAACAGTGACTTTCTGGATTTTCCCGATCTGTATTTTTTTCAACCAAAAAAGATCTTTTTATTTTCTGAACACGAAGCTGAAATCCGATATCTAAATATGGTAGACGATGAAATTGCGACCGATTGGGAAACAATATCAGCAATAGACGAATCATCTAATCATAGTAGTGAAACTCAAAATCCGGAAATTAAAATTAGTTTACGTACCTCCAAAGATTCGTATTTCGAGAAAGTGCATAGAATGTTATCGCATATCGAACGCGGGGATATTTATGAAGCCAATTTTTGTCAGGAATTTTTTTCTGAAGGGGCAGTTCTAAATCCTGTTAAAAGCTATTTACACCTTAATGAAATTTCAAAAGCCCCTTTTGCTACCTTCTTTAAACTACAGGATCACTATTTGCTTTCCGCCTCTCCCGAACGTTATTTACAACGAATAGGAAAAAAGGTGATTTCTCAACCCATTAAAGGAACTGCCAAACGAATGATAGATGCAGATGCCGATACAAAAATGATAGAAGCATTGATGGAAGATCCTAAGGAACGCAGCGAAAATATTATGATAACCGATTTGGTGCGTAACGACCTTTCTAAAATTGCCGAAAAAGGAAGTGTTACTGTAGAAGAATTGTGTAAAGTATATACTTTCGAGCAGGTACATCAATTAATTTCTACCATTTCCTGCCGTGTTGCTCCTTCAATATCAAATATCGAGATTATTAAAAACACCTTTCCAATGGGGAGTATGACAGGAGCTCCGAAGATTTCGGCGATGAAAATTATTGAAGCTTTAGAAGACGCCAAACGCGGTTTGTACAGTGGAGCAGTCGGCTATTTTGCCCCGAATGGAGACTTCGATTTTAATGTAATTATTCGCAGCATCTTGTACAACGCAGCAAACAACTATGTAAGTTTTTCGGTGGGAGGGGCGATCACGGCAAAGTCGATTCCCGAAAACGAATACGAAGAATGTTTATTGAAGGCAAAAGCCATGCGGGAAGTTCTTGAAAACTAA
- the pfkA gene encoding 6-phosphofructokinase, with product MKIKKVAVLTSGGDSPGMNAGLRAVVRACAYHNLKCVGVFRGFEGLIEGDFKDLDARSVKNIINRGGTFLKSARSKGFFTKEGRQQAFNNLKKFEVDALVVIGGDGTFAGASVFNKEHDFPIVGLPGTIDNDINGTDYTIGYDTALNTVVEAIDKIRDTANSHNRLFLVEVMGRNAGDIALNAGIGAGAEEILIPEENLGKDRLLESLKRSKKSGKTSSIVVVAEGDQIGKNIFELAKYIEENLKEYEVRVTVLGHIQRGGAPSCFDRVLASRLGVGAIDALLRGERDVMIGIVHNKVTSVPFDEAIQGENELDTELIRVADITSV from the coding sequence ATGAAAATTAAGAAAGTAGCAGTACTTACAAGTGGCGGGGATTCTCCCGGTATGAACGCCGGCCTGCGAGCAGTAGTAAGGGCATGCGCATATCACAACTTGAAATGTGTAGGTGTTTTTAGAGGTTTTGAAGGACTTATAGAAGGTGATTTCAAAGATTTGGATGCGCGTTCGGTTAAGAATATCATCAACCGAGGCGGTACCTTTTTAAAATCGGCAAGATCGAAAGGCTTCTTCACAAAAGAAGGAAGACAGCAGGCGTTCAATAATTTAAAGAAATTTGAAGTAGACGCTCTGGTTGTAATTGGGGGTGACGGAACTTTTGCAGGAGCATCGGTCTTCAACAAGGAACACGATTTTCCAATTGTTGGATTACCCGGAACAATAGACAACGACATTAACGGAACCGATTATACCATCGGCTATGATACAGCTTTGAATACGGTAGTTGAAGCCATCGATAAAATTCGTGATACGGCCAATTCTCACAACCGATTGTTTTTAGTTGAAGTAATGGGTAGGAATGCAGGAGATATCGCTTTAAACGCCGGAATAGGGGCAGGAGCCGAAGAGATTCTAATTCCTGAAGAGAATTTAGGGAAAGACAGATTGTTAGAATCCCTGAAACGCAGTAAAAAATCGGGAAAAACTTCCAGTATCGTTGTGGTTGCTGAAGGAGATCAAATTGGAAAAAACATTTTTGAACTCGCAAAATACATAGAAGAAAACCTAAAGGAATACGAAGTGAGAGTCACAGTTTTGGGGCATATTCAACGTGGAGGAGCACCCAGTTGTTTCGACAGAGTCTTGGCAAGCAGATTGGGCGTAGGAGCTATCGATGCATTGCTTCGGGGCGAGCGGGATGTGATGATTGGTATCGTTCATAACAAAGTGACTTCGGTACCTTTTGATGAAGCCATACAGGGAGAAAACGAATTGGATACCGAATTAATACGAGTTGCAGATATTACCTCTGTATAA
- the pgi gene encoding glucose-6-phosphate isomerase — protein sequence MPLPSVNPTTTKAWKKLTQHFSAIKNVKMQELFEKDGARATRMAITWDDFYVDFSKNRITDETLSLLLRLANEVNLKDAIAQQFQGEKINETEGRAVLHTALRDFKNLKPEVAKTLQQMKSFSESISNGDWKGYTGKPIKSIVNIGVGGSHLGPDMVNEALQFYRNHLEVHYISNVDGDHVQETLKKLDRETTLFIVVSKSFTTLETLTNATTVRNWFLETTTEESISKHFVAVSANETAVTNFGITTTNLFPMWDWVGGRFSLWSTVGLSICCAIGYKNFEALLKGAHSMDIHFKETKFEGNIPVILALLSVWYTNFFESETEAVIPYSHYLEKLIPYLQQAVMESNGKSIDRNGNPIDYQTSAIIWGSTGTNGQHAFFQLLHQGTKLIPTDFIAFAASLHGNKTHQDKLSANCLAQTEALLMGTFGDTVENSFKRFDGNKPSNTILIKKLTPRSLGSLIAMYEHKLFVQGIVWNIFSYDQWGVELGKTLAKNTLSALEQKNTSVIKNSSTQRLLDRY from the coding sequence ATGCCGTTACCTTCTGTTAATCCAACAACCACCAAAGCTTGGAAAAAACTCACGCAACATTTTTCTGCAATAAAAAATGTAAAAATGCAGGAGTTGTTTGAAAAAGATGGTGCCAGGGCCACTCGAATGGCCATTACATGGGACGATTTCTATGTGGATTTTTCAAAAAACAGAATTACAGATGAAACCTTATCGCTATTGCTTCGGTTAGCTAATGAAGTAAATTTAAAGGACGCGATTGCACAACAGTTTCAAGGAGAAAAAATTAATGAAACCGAAGGCAGGGCTGTGCTACACACCGCGCTCAGGGATTTTAAAAATTTAAAACCTGAGGTTGCAAAAACACTTCAGCAAATGAAATCTTTTTCAGAATCTATCAGCAATGGAGATTGGAAAGGATACACCGGAAAACCAATAAAATCCATTGTGAATATTGGAGTTGGTGGGAGCCACTTGGGTCCCGATATGGTAAATGAGGCGCTTCAATTTTACAGGAATCATTTGGAAGTACACTACATTTCGAATGTGGATGGCGACCATGTACAGGAAACCTTGAAAAAGCTGGATAGAGAAACAACTTTGTTTATAGTGGTCTCCAAAAGCTTTACTACTTTGGAAACCTTAACCAATGCCACTACGGTTAGAAATTGGTTTTTGGAAACAACAACTGAAGAATCCATTTCAAAACATTTTGTTGCTGTTTCTGCAAATGAGACTGCAGTTACAAATTTTGGGATCACCACCACAAATTTATTCCCTATGTGGGACTGGGTTGGGGGTAGGTTTTCATTGTGGAGTACCGTTGGACTGTCGATTTGCTGCGCGATTGGATATAAAAATTTTGAAGCTCTTTTAAAAGGGGCTCACAGTATGGATATTCACTTTAAAGAAACCAAATTTGAAGGAAATATACCCGTGATATTGGCATTGCTTTCTGTGTGGTATACCAACTTCTTTGAATCTGAAACCGAAGCTGTCATCCCGTATTCTCACTATTTGGAGAAATTAATTCCGTATTTGCAACAGGCTGTTATGGAAAGTAACGGAAAAAGTATTGATAGAAACGGAAACCCAATCGACTATCAAACCTCAGCAATTATTTGGGGCAGTACCGGAACAAACGGGCAGCATGCATTTTTTCAACTATTGCATCAGGGAACGAAATTAATTCCAACCGATTTTATAGCTTTTGCAGCATCACTTCACGGAAACAAAACACATCAGGACAAATTATCGGCGAACTGTCTGGCACAGACAGAGGCTTTATTGATGGGAACTTTTGGCGATACAGTTGAAAACTCATTTAAAAGATTTGATGGCAATAAGCCGAGTAACACCATACTAATCAAAAAATTAACGCCAAGATCGTTAGGAAGCCTTATCGCAATGTATGAGCACAAACTATTTGTACAAGGAATTGTGTGGAATATATTCAGTTATGATCAATGGGGTGTGGAATTAGGAAAAACCTTGGCAAAGAATACACTTTCTGCTCTAGAACAAAAAAATACAAGCGTCATAAAAAATTCTTCTACACAGCGCTTACTTGATCGATATTAA
- a CDS encoding NADPH-dependent FMN reductase has translation MKQILAFAGSNSSTSINHEFVSFAASKIDGHKVKLIRLTDFDIPLFSEDLEKKEGYSVALRMLNNEIKEADALLISVNEHNRNVSAFFKNILDWLSRLEYKFLEGKKVLLMSTSNGARGGIAALEYSKLVVPRFNGEIVDSFAFPSFSENFSVEKKEISNELLYLGFMDVLQNFLHQIEK, from the coding sequence ATGAAACAAATCTTAGCCTTTGCAGGAAGTAATAGCAGCACCTCAATTAATCATGAATTTGTATCCTTTGCAGCTTCAAAAATTGACGGTCATAAAGTAAAATTAATACGTTTAACCGATTTTGACATCCCTCTTTTTAGTGAAGATTTAGAGAAAAAGGAAGGATATTCTGTAGCGCTAAGAATGCTCAATAATGAGATTAAAGAGGCAGATGCCTTACTAATTTCTGTAAATGAACACAACCGGAATGTTTCTGCATTTTTCAAAAACATTCTCGATTGGCTTTCACGATTGGAATACAAGTTTTTAGAAGGTAAAAAAGTTTTGCTTATGAGCACTTCTAATGGGGCGAGAGGTGGCATTGCCGCTTTAGAATACAGCAAACTTGTAGTCCCTCGTTTCAACGGGGAAATTGTTGACAGTTTTGCATTTCCTTCTTTTTCTGAAAACTTTTCGGTAGAGAAAAAGGAAATTTCCAATGAGCTATTGTATCTGGGGTTTATGGATGTCCTCCAAAATTTTCTGCATCAAATTGAAAAATAA